CTTTCTTCTTATTAATAATGCAGCTTTTTACAAAAGGGGTATCTTTTACGGTTTCCTCCAAAGACACCCCTTTGCCACTGTTCATCACATATTTTATTCAGCTGATCGGATCAATTACTCTTCTTCCAGATAATCACCTACATTATCAATCGTAACCGGTGTTGTTTCATAAATAATTGTTCCATCCACTTCTTCACCCTGGCTTGCGGCGATCAGAATATCAATCGCTCCGGGCAGTGCATCATAAGCACCTGACATTACCGTTCCTCTGTACATGGTATCATCGCTGATAAGCTGCAGTGCCTGCGGGTCACCGTCTGCCCCAAAGAATCCATAGTTATCGCCTTCTTTTCCCTGTGCTTTGAATACCTCGTAAGCTCCGAGAACTCCTGTGTCATTGATACCGCAGATCACCTGGATATCCGGATGTGCTGCAAGGAAGTTTTCTGCCTGAATATTTCCTTCATCCCCGACACCTGCCTTCTGCTGTGCCACTACTTTAGCATTCGGTGCAAGTTCCGTGAGCGCATCAACAATACCTTTTGCTCTGTCGATAATGAGCGGGATATCCGGATAGTCAAACACGCCGACTTCTATCACTTCCTGTGCTTTTAAATCCGGGTTTGCATTGATCCAGTCTGCAGCCATCTTACCTGTCTGATAGCCATATACATAATTATCCAGGTTGAGTGATCCCTCGGCGCCGTCAACAATGCCATCATAAGTCATGACATAAATTCCGCTCTCCGTTGCCTTCTTTGCCATATCGGAGATACCGTCCGGGTCAAAAGCCACCGCCATAATCGCTGTACATCCGGATGAGATGAAATTTTCGAAAGAAGAAATCTGCTTATTGACATCGTTGTTCTCATCTGTCACCATGCACTCTACACCTTTTTCTTTGCAATAATCCTGAATGATCTGAGCCATTTTAGAATAGAACAGATTCTGTGTCGTACTCATGGAAACGCCGATTTTCACTTTCACATCCGATGATGGGGTCTCTGACTCAGCCGACTCGGAAGGCGCTGATTCTTCTGCAGGAGCTTTGCTGTCTGAAGATGATCCACATCCGGCTAATGCAGTCAGGCAAATTGAAGACGTTATCACCATTGCCAAAAGTTTTTTGATTCTTGTGTTTTTCATACCTTTTTCCTCCATATGATATATTATGAGGAAGAATGCTTCTTTTCAATTCTTCCTTAACTAAAATCAGCCCTCTTTGCTGATTTCTGTTACGATTTTATAAATATTTTTCCTTTGCTGCTTTATACATCGCCAGTACATTCTGAGCCGGAACATCGGCCTGAATATCATGGACTGCCGTTAAAATATAACCTTCCGGCCCCAGCTCATCGATCCTTCTCGCTACCTCATCCCGTACATCATCAATGGTACCGTTCGGCATAACCTGACTTGTATCGATCGCCCCGCAGAAACAGAGCTGATCACCGAACTCCTTCTTCAGCTGCCGCGGGTCCATATCTGCTGCATTCACCTGAATCGGATTAAGTATGTCCACTCCGATTTCAATCAGATCAGGAATCAGCGGGACGACGCTGCCGCAGGAATGATACATAAGTTTTGCCTTGGTACGACTCTTGATAAATTCA
The Ruminococcus gauvreauii genome window above contains:
- a CDS encoding sugar ABC transporter substrate-binding protein, whose amino-acid sequence is MKNTRIKKLLAMVITSSICLTALAGCGSSSDSKAPAEESAPSESAESETPSSDVKVKIGVSMSTTQNLFYSKMAQIIQDYCKEKGVECMVTDENNDVNKQISSFENFISSGCTAIMAVAFDPDGISDMAKKATESGIYVMTYDGIVDGAEGSLNLDNYVYGYQTGKMAADWINANPDLKAQEVIEVGVFDYPDIPLIIDRAKGIVDALTELAPNAKVVAQQKAGVGDEGNIQAENFLAAHPDIQVICGINDTGVLGAYEVFKAQGKEGDNYGFFGADGDPQALQLISDDTMYRGTVMSGAYDALPGAIDILIAASQGEEVDGTIIYETTPVTIDNVGDYLEEE